The Rhodocytophaga rosea genome has a segment encoding these proteins:
- a CDS encoding sugar porter family MFS transporter — protein sequence MNSSTQVFNSSYIIGISFISALGGYLFGFDFAVIAGALPFLRTEFELNAWWEGFLTGTLALGCMVGCLMAGSLADRLGRRPGLMMAAAIFALSSLGMAFATGLSMFSIMRFIAGIGVGMASMLSPMYIAEISPSSIRGRNVAINQLTIVTGILITNLVNYFLADNGPDAWRWMFGLGALPSLLFLLGVLWLPESPRWLVKAGYPEKAEAVLTKIGNRNFVATTFEDIKASLSGTHLKQSYRDVFHKSVRPAVQVGIILAVFQQLCGINVVFNYTSTIFESVGASLNQQLFETVAIGTVNLLFTLVAMWQVDKLGRRPLMRFGALGLAILYVVLATLLQRQAAPGVVSLAVLAAISIYSMTLAPVTWVLISEIFPNKIRGLASSVAIVALWGAYFVLVFTFPILAEKLGTYGPFWLYAGICLLGFFFITAKVRETKGKTLEELEGVFTPH from the coding sequence ATGAACAGCTCTACTCAGGTATTTAATAGTTCATACATCATCGGTATCTCTTTTATTTCTGCGCTGGGAGGGTATCTGTTCGGGTTCGATTTTGCAGTAATTGCCGGTGCCCTTCCCTTTTTACGGACGGAATTTGAATTAAATGCCTGGTGGGAAGGCTTTCTGACAGGCACGCTGGCATTAGGCTGCATGGTAGGCTGTTTAATGGCTGGCAGTTTGGCCGACCGGCTGGGCCGCCGTCCGGGACTCATGATGGCCGCCGCTATCTTTGCCCTGTCTTCACTGGGAATGGCATTTGCCACCGGATTATCCATGTTTTCTATCATGCGGTTCATTGCCGGCATTGGGGTGGGAATGGCTTCCATGCTTTCACCGATGTACATTGCAGAGATTTCTCCATCCTCCATCCGGGGCCGCAATGTTGCCATCAATCAGCTTACCATTGTAACTGGTATTCTTATCACTAACCTGGTGAATTATTTTCTGGCGGATAATGGTCCGGATGCCTGGCGGTGGATGTTCGGGCTAGGTGCCTTGCCGTCTCTACTATTTTTACTTGGTGTACTCTGGTTACCAGAAAGTCCCAGGTGGCTTGTAAAAGCTGGTTACCCGGAAAAAGCGGAAGCCGTACTGACCAAAATCGGAAACCGCAATTTTGTGGCTACTACATTTGAGGATATTAAAGCATCCCTATCCGGAACGCATTTGAAACAATCTTACCGGGATGTATTTCATAAAAGTGTACGGCCTGCCGTTCAGGTGGGAATTATCCTGGCAGTTTTTCAGCAGTTATGCGGGATCAATGTAGTATTTAATTATACGTCTACTATCTTCGAATCAGTAGGTGCTTCGCTGAACCAGCAGTTGTTTGAAACTGTAGCCATCGGCACAGTAAACCTGTTGTTTACCTTAGTTGCCATGTGGCAGGTAGATAAACTCGGCCGCCGCCCACTGATGCGTTTTGGTGCCTTGGGTTTGGCTATATTGTATGTAGTGCTGGCAACTTTACTACAACGACAGGCTGCTCCAGGCGTGGTTTCACTGGCTGTTCTTGCTGCTATCAGCATCTATTCCATGACCTTAGCGCCGGTCACCTGGGTACTTATTTCCGAAATATTTCCCAATAAAATCCGGGGACTTGCTTCTTCAGTAGCCATTGTAGCTTTATGGGGAGCTTATTTTGTGTTGGTATTTACCTTTCCCATCCTGGCTGAAAAACTGGGTACTTACGGACCATTCTGGCTCTATGCCGGTATCTGCTTACTAGGATTTTTTTTTATTACGGCAAAAGTGCGGGAGACAAAAGGCAAAACGTTAGAAGAGCTGGAAGGAGTTTTTACACCACATTAA
- a CDS encoding AraC family transcriptional regulator: MRKKEGFEGQRSYILPAPLLEEVEKLPLCQGLLITDIGYYPKARFHTRERRKGSGQHVLIYCVQGEGWYQVQDQKYTVKPNQLFILPAHLSHKYGTKNQNPWTIYWLHFTGSQASSFLQYLYRNDKYAPLTVVPTEERFRMFEDIYAHLNMSFNLDNVIYANNCLYHFLVSFRDSVYKHAITEEQGDVVQQSIEFMKGHLDQKFTLQQLAEQAGLSASHYSAIFRQKTQNSPVNFFMFLKVQRSCQLLENTNLRVKEIAHQIGFDDPYHFSRVFSQFIGLSPQQFRTIEKA, from the coding sequence ATGCGTAAAAAAGAAGGGTTTGAAGGACAGCGGTCCTATATACTTCCGGCTCCGTTATTAGAGGAAGTGGAGAAGCTTCCACTTTGCCAGGGCTTGCTGATTACTGATATTGGCTATTATCCCAAAGCCCGGTTTCATACCCGCGAACGCCGGAAAGGAAGCGGGCAACATGTATTGATTTATTGTGTGCAGGGAGAAGGATGGTACCAGGTTCAGGATCAAAAATATACAGTTAAACCAAATCAACTATTTATTTTACCCGCCCACCTCAGCCATAAATACGGAACCAAAAACCAAAATCCCTGGACTATCTACTGGTTACATTTTACAGGCAGCCAGGCTAGTAGTTTTTTGCAGTATTTGTACAGGAATGATAAGTATGCGCCCTTAACTGTAGTGCCTACTGAAGAACGGTTCCGCATGTTTGAGGATATTTACGCCCACCTCAACATGTCTTTCAACCTGGATAATGTGATTTATGCGAATAATTGCCTGTATCACTTTCTGGTTTCGTTCCGGGATTCCGTGTATAAGCATGCTATTACAGAAGAGCAGGGAGATGTAGTACAGCAGTCTATTGAGTTTATGAAAGGCCATCTGGATCAAAAGTTTACTTTGCAGCAACTTGCCGAACAGGCTGGTCTTTCGGCTTCACACTATTCAGCTATTTTTCGCCAAAAAACGCAAAACTCTCCTGTCAATTTCTTTATGTTTCTGAAAGTACAGCGGTCTTGCCAGTTGCTGGAGAATACAAATTTGAGGGTGAAAGAAATTGCCCACCAGATCGGCTTTGATGATCCCTATCATTTTTCCAGGGTTTTCAGCCAGTTTATTGGTCTTTCTCCCCAGCAGTTCCGGACAATTGAGAAAGCATAA
- a CDS encoding DUF5107 domain-containing protein, which yields MLNNSLSEVKAWEEVVIIPTYKIGEPDKNPMFLEKRVYQGSSGVVYPHPVIDKVYNEKEDKPYKALVLENEYLKIMILPELGGRIQMAYDKTNDYHFVYYNRVIKPALVGLAGPWISGGIEFNWPQHHRPSTFDPVDYSIEENPDGSKTVWVSEIEKMFGTKGMAGFTLYRDKAYLEITGKLYNRTSLPQTFLWWANPAVHVDEHYQSVFPPDVHAVYDHGKRDVSSFPIATGTYYKVDYSPGTDISRYQNIPVPTSYMAVNSAFDFVGGYHHGKKAGLLHVANHHISPGKKQWTWGCGEFGQAWDRQLTDEDGPYFELMVGVFTDNQPDFSWIMPNEERQFTQYFMPYKNIGYVKNATTEAAVNLEIEDNQATIQVYVTSPQTNVSVLLLNAEEEILQDTVILSPTQTYKKSASIPEGINPEKLKVVVKDQKGRELVSYTPVTRKEEAIPDPATPIGEPKDIATNDALYLAGLHLEQYRHATYSPVAYYEEALRRNPADVQNNNALGRWYLRRGQLAKAEPFFRKAVESMVRHNPNPYDGEPLYNLGLSLVYQEKWDEAYAFFFKATWNAAWQDNAYLQLARIDMRKGNFTQALQSATHSVIRNYHGFKARHLKTVALRKLGRLAEAEAFAQETLSIDSFNFASNNELYLILQAKGENEAAEQILQKLLQQMRNNSHSYIQVALDYAQAGLYAEAIELLKRISAIDTHPLTFYYLAYFYDQSGQSQKAQESAAEGFACSPDRVFPNHLDDIAVLHKVAELNPKDYKVWYYLGNLWYDKRQYEEAIAAWEKSREIFDAFPTVHRNLGIAYFNRLAQEQKALESFEKAFLLDRSDSRILFELDQLYKRLNRPIEERLAFLNRYPELICDRDDLFIEYITLHNLTGNHAEASRLLASRTFHPWEGGEGKVSGQHIQTHVELAKQAMAEEQYGQAINLLQVAEVYPMNLGEGKLYGAQENDIHYWLGCTYEGLGDREKANSYWEKAAVGISEPAPAIFYNDQPPDKIFYQGQALLKLGHREEAEKRFQNLIAYGEAHMDDQVKIDFFAVSLPDLMIFDDDLTRRNQIHCHYLIGLGQLGAGHFREAKVHLEQVLAMDTAHQGALVHRRLLQNLVDKQYSIR from the coding sequence ATGTTGAACAATAGCCTTTCTGAAGTAAAAGCCTGGGAAGAAGTAGTAATTATTCCTACCTATAAGATCGGTGAACCTGATAAAAACCCCATGTTCTTAGAGAAACGGGTATACCAGGGCAGCAGTGGCGTGGTTTATCCGCATCCGGTTATCGACAAAGTATACAACGAAAAAGAAGACAAACCATATAAAGCCCTGGTCCTCGAAAATGAGTACCTCAAAATCATGATCTTGCCCGAACTAGGGGGACGGATTCAGATGGCCTATGACAAAACCAACGATTACCACTTTGTATACTATAACCGGGTAATTAAACCTGCTCTGGTGGGACTGGCCGGCCCATGGATTTCGGGCGGTATTGAATTTAACTGGCCGCAACACCACCGTCCCAGCACCTTTGACCCGGTGGATTACAGTATCGAAGAAAATCCGGATGGCAGCAAAACGGTATGGGTGAGTGAAATTGAAAAGATGTTTGGTACCAAAGGTATGGCTGGCTTTACCTTGTACCGGGATAAAGCCTACCTGGAAATTACCGGCAAGCTCTATAACCGGACTTCCCTGCCACAAACATTCTTGTGGTGGGCCAACCCAGCAGTGCATGTAGATGAACATTACCAATCGGTATTTCCGCCGGATGTGCATGCGGTCTATGATCATGGGAAGCGGGATGTGTCTTCTTTCCCCATTGCCACAGGTACGTATTACAAGGTAGACTACTCTCCGGGAACGGATATTTCCCGCTACCAGAACATTCCGGTGCCTACCTCTTATATGGCTGTGAATTCAGCCTTTGATTTCGTGGGTGGCTATCACCACGGTAAAAAGGCAGGTTTGCTGCATGTGGCCAATCATCATATATCCCCAGGCAAAAAACAGTGGACCTGGGGCTGTGGAGAATTCGGGCAAGCCTGGGACCGCCAGCTTACGGATGAAGATGGGCCTTACTTTGAATTGATGGTGGGTGTTTTCACAGACAACCAACCGGATTTTAGCTGGATTATGCCCAATGAAGAACGGCAGTTTACACAGTATTTCATGCCCTACAAAAACATTGGGTATGTGAAAAATGCTACCACCGAAGCAGCCGTTAATCTTGAAATTGAGGATAATCAAGCCACCATACAAGTATATGTCACTTCTCCTCAAACAAATGTATCTGTGCTGCTACTGAATGCAGAAGAAGAGATATTGCAGGATACGGTTATTCTCTCCCCAACACAGACGTATAAAAAAAGTGCATCCATTCCTGAAGGAATAAATCCGGAGAAATTAAAAGTAGTAGTCAAAGACCAGAAAGGCCGGGAATTGGTTAGTTATACACCTGTCACCCGTAAAGAAGAAGCCATTCCTGACCCGGCTACACCCATCGGCGAACCGAAAGACATTGCTACAAATGATGCCTTGTACCTGGCAGGGTTGCACCTGGAACAATACCGCCATGCCACGTATTCGCCTGTTGCATACTATGAAGAAGCCCTCCGCAGGAACCCGGCTGATGTTCAGAATAACAATGCTTTAGGGCGTTGGTATCTGAGGCGGGGCCAGTTGGCCAAAGCTGAGCCTTTTTTCCGCAAAGCTGTCGAATCTATGGTACGGCATAATCCCAATCCGTATGATGGCGAACCTTTATACAACCTGGGATTGTCGCTGGTATATCAGGAAAAATGGGACGAAGCCTACGCATTTTTCTTCAAAGCTACCTGGAATGCTGCCTGGCAGGACAATGCCTATCTGCAACTAGCCCGGATCGACATGCGAAAAGGTAATTTCACCCAGGCCCTCCAATCGGCCACTCATTCAGTAATTCGCAATTACCATGGCTTCAAAGCCCGTCACCTGAAGACAGTTGCCTTACGGAAACTGGGACGTCTTGCAGAAGCGGAGGCTTTTGCACAAGAAACGCTTTCCATTGATTCATTTAATTTTGCCTCCAACAATGAATTATACCTGATTTTGCAAGCAAAGGGTGAAAATGAGGCGGCAGAACAAATCCTTCAGAAGCTTCTTCAGCAGATGCGGAATAATAGCCACAGTTACATCCAAGTTGCGCTTGATTATGCTCAGGCCGGTTTGTATGCCGAAGCTATTGAACTACTCAAGCGAATCTCCGCTATTGATACACATCCCCTGACGTTTTACTATCTAGCTTATTTCTACGATCAGTCCGGTCAATCACAAAAGGCACAAGAATCAGCTGCTGAAGGCTTTGCCTGTAGTCCTGATAGGGTATTTCCCAACCACCTGGATGATATTGCAGTATTGCACAAAGTAGCTGAGCTAAATCCGAAGGATTATAAAGTTTGGTATTACCTGGGCAATCTCTGGTACGATAAGCGGCAATACGAAGAAGCGATAGCAGCCTGGGAAAAGTCCAGAGAAATTTTTGATGCGTTTCCAACCGTGCACCGGAATCTGGGCATTGCTTACTTTAACCGCCTGGCACAAGAACAAAAAGCCCTGGAATCGTTCGAAAAAGCCTTTTTGCTGGACCGCAGCGACTCCCGTATTTTGTTTGAACTGGACCAATTATATAAACGGTTAAACCGCCCCATAGAAGAACGTCTTGCCTTCCTGAATAGGTACCCAGAACTCATATGTGACCGGGACGATCTTTTTATTGAGTACATAACGCTGCATAATCTGACAGGCAATCATGCAGAAGCCTCCAGGTTATTGGCTTCCCGAACTTTTCACCCATGGGAAGGCGGAGAAGGCAAGGTTTCCGGGCAGCACATTCAGACGCATGTGGAACTGGCCAAACAGGCGATGGCAGAAGAGCAATACGGGCAGGCAATCAACCTACTCCAGGTAGCAGAAGTTTATCCAATGAATCTAGGGGAAGGCAAGTTGTATGGAGCCCAGGAAAATGATATCCACTACTGGCTAGGCTGCACTTACGAAGGATTGGGTGACCGGGAAAAAGCTAACTCCTATTGGGAGAAAGCAGCCGTGGGCATTTCTGAACCAGCTCCTGCCATTTTCTACAACGACCAGCCACCTGACAAAATCTTTTACCAGGGACAAGCACTTTTAAAACTAGGCCACCGGGAAGAGGCTGAAAAACGTTTCCAGAACCTGATTGCCTATGGAGAGGCACATATGGATGACCAGGTAAAGATTGACTTTTTTGCCGTGTCATTGCCCGATTTGATGATATTCGACGATGACTTGACCAGGCGTAACCAGATTCATTGCCACTACCTGATTGGCCTTGGACAGTTGGGAGCAGGTCATTTTAGGGAAGCAAAAGTACACTTAGAACAAGTATTGGCTATGGATACAGCCCACCAGGGAGCACTGGTACACCGGCGCCTGCTACAAAATCTTGTAGACAAACAATATAGCATACGTTAA
- a CDS encoding carbohydrate-binding family 9-like protein, with the protein MKEKYGCSQEHIAHYTSCRTSEPIEINGDLEKPVWQRAQKSPRFVDMVTGEPGMFDTRSAVLWDDKNLYIAFWVEEPFVQAHLTERDSLIFNENDIEVFIDGGDAYYEFEINALGTVYEVFFIWQDAYKRGSKFDVPEFDLIDQKALSFGGNEDRMADSFWHGRHPRKTRWAFINWDFPGLQSAVRVQGTINENTDIDKGWTVELAFPWQGMKSLANGRSLPPEDGDTWRLFLGRFQKLTPSGQEVNPHPAWAWNRHGVYDTHLPECFTYIHFSDKIV; encoded by the coding sequence ATGAAAGAAAAATACGGCTGTTCCCAGGAACATATAGCGCATTATACCAGTTGCAGAACCTCTGAACCGATTGAGATTAATGGTGACCTGGAAAAGCCTGTCTGGCAAAGAGCTCAGAAATCACCCAGGTTTGTAGATATGGTTACGGGGGAACCCGGCATGTTTGATACCCGGTCTGCGGTGTTATGGGATGATAAAAACCTATATATCGCTTTCTGGGTGGAAGAGCCATTTGTACAAGCACACCTCACCGAGCGTGATTCCCTGATCTTTAATGAGAATGACATTGAAGTGTTTATAGATGGTGGAGATGCCTATTATGAATTTGAGATCAATGCTTTGGGCACCGTCTACGAAGTTTTTTTTATCTGGCAGGATGCCTATAAAAGAGGTTCAAAGTTCGATGTGCCGGAGTTTGACCTGATTGACCAGAAAGCCTTATCCTTTGGCGGCAACGAAGACCGGATGGCTGATTCCTTCTGGCATGGCCGCCATCCCCGCAAAACCCGTTGGGCCTTTATTAACTGGGATTTTCCTGGGTTGCAATCTGCGGTGAGAGTGCAAGGAACGATCAATGAAAATACCGATATAGACAAGGGCTGGACTGTAGAACTGGCGTTTCCCTGGCAAGGAATGAAATCATTGGCCAACGGCCGGTCTTTACCACCCGAAGACGGGGATACCTGGCGGCTTTTTCTGGGTAGATTCCAGAAACTCACCCCCAGCGGACAGGAAGTAAACCCACACCCGGCATGGGCCTGGAACCGACATGGCGTATACGACACCCACTTGCCTGAATGCTTTACATATATTCATTTTTCAGATAAAATCGTATAA
- a CDS encoding sugar-binding domain-containing protein yields MKKVKNYRLHIALWLSILCISSSFSAHAQGNEKIDLSGEWAFATDPKDEGVQGKWFSKKLEDNIQLPGSMTSNSKGDDITVETPWTGSIFDSAYFKNPEYAKYRQPGNVKVPFWLQPVKYYKGPAWYQKTITIPDTWKGKGIELFIERSHWETTLWVDNTPIGMLNSLGTPHVFDLTKSLTPGTHQLTIRIDNRVKEFNVGQNSHSISDHTQSNWNGMVGQLFLATRPVVSIQEVQVYPDLQNKQVTAKITVRRPAGKPGKVSIELLATSTNPQAEKLTPLRNEVNLTGDSTVLELVYPMGTAPLLWDEFKPNLYSLQVRLTAGKGISEEKEISFGMREFNTKGTQFTINGRPTFLRGTLECAIFPKTGYPPTDVASWARIFEVCKSYGLNHMRFHSWCPPKAAFEAADHAGFYLQLESSSWANQGATIGDGAPLDQYIYAESERMVKAYGNHPSFCMLTYGNEPAGKNHVTYLINFVKHWQQKDPRRLYTTGAGWPVVPESDYNSTPDPRIQAWGAGLKSIINSKPPSSNYDWTDTIAKWQHPTVSHEIGQWCVYPDFKEIAKYDGVLKARNFEIFQEKLQNHGMASLADSFLLASGKLQALCYKADIEAALRTPGFGGFQLLDLHDFPGQGTALVGVLNPFWEDKGYITGKEYSQFCNTTVPLARLPKMIYLNNEELRVPVEVAHFGESELKEVIPTWTLTDASGKIVLNGQLAKTNIALGNAIKLGEIRQSLSSITQPGKLVLTVAVGNYQNTWDLFVYPSALPTSKDNILVTQQLDEKALKILRKGATYYLPSKKARSNPTKAER; encoded by the coding sequence ATGAAAAAAGTAAAAAATTACCGATTACACATCGCTCTATGGCTTTCTATTCTTTGTATTTCATCTTCTTTTTCTGCACATGCTCAGGGGAATGAAAAAATAGACCTTTCGGGAGAATGGGCTTTTGCCACAGATCCAAAGGATGAAGGTGTACAAGGTAAATGGTTTTCTAAAAAGCTGGAAGACAACATACAACTACCCGGTTCCATGACCTCCAATAGCAAAGGGGATGATATTACCGTAGAAACGCCCTGGACCGGTAGCATTTTTGATTCGGCTTATTTTAAAAACCCAGAATACGCAAAGTACCGGCAGCCAGGAAACGTTAAAGTGCCATTCTGGCTGCAACCCGTGAAGTATTATAAAGGACCAGCCTGGTACCAGAAGACTATCACCATTCCTGACACCTGGAAAGGAAAAGGCATAGAACTCTTCATTGAACGCAGCCATTGGGAAACTACCCTTTGGGTAGATAATACACCCATAGGCATGCTAAACAGTTTAGGCACACCGCATGTGTTTGACCTGACTAAATCATTAACTCCCGGAACACACCAACTCACCATTCGTATCGACAACCGGGTAAAAGAGTTTAATGTCGGACAAAACTCCCACAGCATATCCGATCATACGCAAAGTAACTGGAATGGAATGGTAGGGCAACTGTTCCTGGCTACCCGTCCAGTTGTTTCTATTCAGGAAGTGCAGGTATATCCGGATCTCCAGAACAAGCAAGTTACCGCCAAAATAACTGTTCGCCGCCCTGCTGGTAAACCCGGAAAAGTCAGTATTGAATTGCTCGCTACCTCCACTAACCCACAAGCCGAAAAATTAACGCCTCTGCGTAATGAAGTAAATTTAACCGGAGATAGTACGGTACTTGAATTGGTTTATCCCATGGGGACTGCACCCTTGCTTTGGGATGAATTTAAGCCCAATCTTTATTCATTACAGGTACGGCTTACGGCTGGAAAAGGGATTTCGGAAGAAAAAGAAATTTCCTTCGGAATGCGGGAGTTTAACACGAAAGGCACCCAGTTTACCATTAACGGCCGCCCTACTTTTTTGCGTGGAACATTAGAATGCGCCATTTTTCCCAAAACCGGGTATCCGCCTACAGATGTAGCTTCGTGGGCTCGCATATTTGAAGTATGTAAATCTTATGGATTGAATCACATGCGTTTTCACTCCTGGTGTCCGCCCAAAGCAGCTTTTGAAGCCGCCGACCATGCCGGATTCTATCTGCAACTGGAAAGTAGTTCCTGGGCAAACCAAGGCGCTACCATTGGCGATGGTGCTCCACTAGACCAGTACATTTACGCTGAAAGCGAACGCATGGTAAAAGCATATGGCAATCATCCGTCTTTTTGCATGCTGACCTATGGCAACGAACCAGCCGGTAAAAACCATGTAACATACCTGATTAATTTTGTGAAACACTGGCAGCAGAAAGACCCCCGCCGGCTCTATACTACAGGTGCCGGATGGCCGGTGGTTCCAGAAAGTGACTATAACAGCACACCAGATCCGCGGATTCAAGCCTGGGGAGCTGGACTAAAAAGCATCATTAACAGCAAGCCGCCGAGTAGTAATTACGACTGGACTGATACGATTGCCAAGTGGCAGCACCCCACGGTAAGCCACGAAATTGGTCAGTGGTGCGTCTATCCGGATTTCAAGGAAATAGCCAAGTATGATGGGGTACTCAAAGCCAGGAACTTTGAAATATTCCAGGAGAAATTGCAAAATCATGGCATGGCCAGCCTGGCAGATAGTTTTTTATTGGCTTCCGGTAAGTTACAGGCATTGTGTTATAAGGCAGATATTGAAGCAGCCTTGCGTACCCCAGGTTTTGGCGGATTCCAGTTACTAGATTTACATGATTTTCCAGGTCAGGGAACGGCACTGGTAGGTGTGCTCAATCCATTCTGGGAAGACAAAGGCTATATCACTGGCAAGGAATACAGCCAGTTCTGTAATACCACAGTTCCCCTTGCAAGGCTTCCTAAAATGATCTACCTGAATAATGAAGAATTACGTGTGCCAGTAGAAGTGGCTCATTTTGGCGAAAGTGAATTGAAAGAAGTAATTCCTACCTGGACTTTAACCGATGCCTCCGGAAAAATAGTGTTGAATGGGCAGCTTGCCAAGACTAATATTGCTTTAGGAAATGCTATTAAGTTAGGAGAGATCAGGCAGTCACTTTCATCCATCACTCAACCTGGTAAGCTGGTGCTAACCGTAGCTGTTGGCAACTATCAAAATACATGGGATCTTTTTGTATATCCATCCGCCTTACCAACCAGCAAAGACAATATTCTGGTGACGCAGCAACTGGATGAAAAAGCCTTGAAAATCCTCCGCAAAGGGGCAACGTATTACTTACCCTCAAAAAAGGCTCGGTCAAACCCGACAAAGGCGGAGAGGTAA